The following coding sequences lie in one Arachis hypogaea cultivar Tifrunner chromosome 4, arahy.Tifrunner.gnm2.J5K5, whole genome shotgun sequence genomic window:
- the LOC112797006 gene encoding uncharacterized protein isoform X3, translated as MCRLVNERDREIEKQSWTLCRENIHSCLWNRTISLTIFSSILYKMIGFQGSIGSWEELLWKVAELQEGWDALLEPTYNFTHQGRRWQSHRIHGVMYLTLMDHRVVECSIGLCCLYKEGHEDMM; from the exons ATGTGCAGATTGGTGAATGAAAGGGACAGAGAGATtgagaaacaaagctggacact GTGTAGAGAAAACATACATAGTTGTCTTTGGAATAGGACTATTAGCTTAACTATTTTTTCCTCGATTTTGTACAAAATGATCGGTTTCCAA GGAAGCATTGGAAGCTGGGAAGAGTTACTATGGAAGGTTGCTGAATTACAAGAAGGATGGGATGCCCTTCTGGAACCTACTTACAATTTCACCCATCAAGGACGAAGGTGGCAAAGTCATCGAATTCATGGG gtgaTGTATTTAACCTTGATGGATCACAGAGTTGTTGAATGTTCAATTGGACTTTGTTGTTTATATAAAGAGGGACAT GAAGACATGATGTGA
- the LOC112797006 gene encoding uncharacterized protein isoform X5: MSRISSTMCRLVNERDREIEKQSWTLCRENIHSCLWNRTISLTIFSSILYKMIGFQGSIGSWEELLWKVAELQEGWDALLEPTYNFTHQGRRWQSHRIHGEDMM; this comes from the exons ATGTCTCGTATCTCaag TACCATGTGCAGATTGGTGAATGAAAGGGACAGAGAGATtgagaaacaaagctggacact GTGTAGAGAAAACATACATAGTTGTCTTTGGAATAGGACTATTAGCTTAACTATTTTTTCCTCGATTTTGTACAAAATGATCGGTTTCCAA GGAAGCATTGGAAGCTGGGAAGAGTTACTATGGAAGGTTGCTGAATTACAAGAAGGATGGGATGCCCTTCTGGAACCTACTTACAATTTCACCCATCAAGGACGAAGGTGGCAAAGTCATCGAATTCATGGG GAAGACATGATGTGA
- the LOC112797006 gene encoding uncharacterized protein isoform X2 — protein sequence MSRISRLVNERDREIEKQSWTLCRENIHSCLWNRTISLTIFSSILYKMIGFQGSIGSWEELLWKVAELQEGWDALLEPTYNFTHQGRRWQSHRIHGVMYLTLMDHRVVECSIGLCCLYKEGHEDMM from the exons ATGTCTCGTATCTCaag ATTGGTGAATGAAAGGGACAGAGAGATtgagaaacaaagctggacact GTGTAGAGAAAACATACATAGTTGTCTTTGGAATAGGACTATTAGCTTAACTATTTTTTCCTCGATTTTGTACAAAATGATCGGTTTCCAA GGAAGCATTGGAAGCTGGGAAGAGTTACTATGGAAGGTTGCTGAATTACAAGAAGGATGGGATGCCCTTCTGGAACCTACTTACAATTTCACCCATCAAGGACGAAGGTGGCAAAGTCATCGAATTCATGGG gtgaTGTATTTAACCTTGATGGATCACAGAGTTGTTGAATGTTCAATTGGACTTTGTTGTTTATATAAAGAGGGACAT GAAGACATGATGTGA
- the LOC112797006 gene encoding uncharacterized protein isoform X1, whose product MSRISSTMCRLVNERDREIEKQSWTLCRENIHSCLWNRTISLTIFSSILYKMIGFQGSIGSWEELLWKVAELQEGWDALLEPTYNFTHQGRRWQSHRIHGVMYLTLMDHRVVECSIGLCCLYKEGHEDMM is encoded by the exons ATGTCTCGTATCTCaag TACCATGTGCAGATTGGTGAATGAAAGGGACAGAGAGATtgagaaacaaagctggacact GTGTAGAGAAAACATACATAGTTGTCTTTGGAATAGGACTATTAGCTTAACTATTTTTTCCTCGATTTTGTACAAAATGATCGGTTTCCAA GGAAGCATTGGAAGCTGGGAAGAGTTACTATGGAAGGTTGCTGAATTACAAGAAGGATGGGATGCCCTTCTGGAACCTACTTACAATTTCACCCATCAAGGACGAAGGTGGCAAAGTCATCGAATTCATGGG gtgaTGTATTTAACCTTGATGGATCACAGAGTTGTTGAATGTTCAATTGGACTTTGTTGTTTATATAAAGAGGGACAT GAAGACATGATGTGA
- the LOC112797006 gene encoding uncharacterized protein isoform X4 translates to MSRISSTMCRLVNERDREIEKQSWTLCRENIHSCLWNRTISLTIFSSILYKMIGFQGSIGSWEELLWKVAELQEGWDALLEPTYNFTHQGRRWQSHRIHGVNRKT, encoded by the exons ATGTCTCGTATCTCaag TACCATGTGCAGATTGGTGAATGAAAGGGACAGAGAGATtgagaaacaaagctggacact GTGTAGAGAAAACATACATAGTTGTCTTTGGAATAGGACTATTAGCTTAACTATTTTTTCCTCGATTTTGTACAAAATGATCGGTTTCCAA GGAAGCATTGGAAGCTGGGAAGAGTTACTATGGAAGGTTGCTGAATTACAAGAAGGATGGGATGCCCTTCTGGAACCTACTTACAATTTCACCCATCAAGGACGAAGGTGGCAAAGTCATCGAATTCATGGGGTAAA caGGAAGACATGA
- the LOC112797006 gene encoding uncharacterized protein isoform X6 produces the protein MSRISSTMCRLVNERDREIEKQSWTLCRENIHSCLWNRTISLTIFSSILYKMIGFQGSIGSWEELLWKVAELQEGWDALLEPTYNFTHQGRRWQSHRIHGVKKT, from the exons ATGTCTCGTATCTCaag TACCATGTGCAGATTGGTGAATGAAAGGGACAGAGAGATtgagaaacaaagctggacact GTGTAGAGAAAACATACATAGTTGTCTTTGGAATAGGACTATTAGCTTAACTATTTTTTCCTCGATTTTGTACAAAATGATCGGTTTCCAA GGAAGCATTGGAAGCTGGGAAGAGTTACTATGGAAGGTTGCTGAATTACAAGAAGGATGGGATGCCCTTCTGGAACCTACTTACAATTTCACCCATCAAGGACGAAGGTGGCAAAGTCATCGAATTCATGGGGTAAA GAAGACATGA
- the LOC140184178 gene encoding uncharacterized protein has protein sequence MAPMVIRTFSDLVNKTRVVEEYAKTVAVSKDTHGGNTSNGHGKYFHPRGQSFKRGGHTSEGQGGFRKNPQDKFQRGKGRGNQSKNSLDLTCVRCGRFHPYYSCKIGLGGCFNCGLPGHFVRDCSRGKNPSVGQSQHQGRVFAVNVKDASKADLLMRDICLIGDKILIVLYDIGASHFFVSFAKVEELCLKVSELPFDLHVHTPHQTVMTRSCCRQVGFKLEGRDFVHDLICSPMVGLEMILGFDWLSKTRVLLDFFDRTIWFMSEGESGVVIAEGYYLNSVRLYYRGKECQGYILLTANASGDTQDLDKISVVRDFLEVFPEDILEFPPQREIRFVIELVPEAGPVSIAPYRMAPIELAELKTQLEELLKKRFIQPSVSPWGAPVLLVKKKDGRMQLCVDYRQLNKVTVKNKVFRLFLNKFVVVFIDNILVYSKMAKEHEERLRILLQILKERKLFGLHVDAKPECGGLPSRQLKPHAANVVTDALSRKSLTIAWMRIKEEELVEKFVDLKLDIGEVAGRACLNQLQISSNFKSELLKAHQNDDVLPKVFPAIEQGKQWRVLWDQDGLWRFKGRIIVPDVRTLRQDILKEAHKSKFFIHSGSTKMYHDLKAMFW, from the exons ATGGCTCCTATGGTGATTCGCACTTTTTCTGATTTGGTGAACAAAACAAGGGTGGTTGAAGAGTATGCCAAGACTGTAGCGGTATCCAAGGATACTCATGGAGGGAATACTAGTAATGGACATGGCAAGTATTTCCATCCTAGAGGTCAGAGTTTCAAGAGAGGAGGACATACGTCTGAAGGGCAAGGAGGCTTCAGGAAGAACCCTCAGGATAAGTTTCAGCGTGGAAAAGGAAGAGGAAATCAGAGTAAGAATTCTCTAGATTTGACTTGTGTGCGTTGTGGACGTTTTCATCCATATTACTCTTGCAAGATTGGTTTAGGTGGATGTTTCAACTGTGGCTTGCCTGGTCATTTTGTGAGGGATTGCTCACGTGGGAAGAACCCAAGTGTGGGTCAGAGTCAGCACCAGGGGCGAGTTTTTGCTGTGAATGTCAAGGATGCTTCTAAGGCAGATCTTTTGATGAGAGATATATGTCTTATTGGTGATAAAATATTAATTGTATTGTATGATATTGGGGCTTCGCATTTTTTTGTTTCGtttgctaaagttgaggaatTATGCTTGAAAGTGTCAGAATTACCATTTGATCTGCATGTACATACTCCGCATCAGACAGTCATGACTAGGTCATGTTGTAGGCAAGTAGGATTTAAACTTGAGGGTAGAGactttgtgcatgatttgatctGTTCACCAATGGTTGggttggagatgattttggggtttgattggttATCGAAGACTCGAGTtttgttggatttctttgatcGGACAATTTGGTTTATGTCGGAAGGAGAAAGTGGGGTAGTGATAGCTGAAGGTTACTACCTGAACTCTGTAAGATTGTACTATAGAGGGAAAGAGTGTCAGGGTTACATCTTGTTAACTGCTAATGCTTCAGGCGATACCCAGGACTTAGATAAGATTTCAGTGGTTAGAGACTTTCTGGAGGTATTCCCGGAGGATATTCTGGAGTTCCCACCTCAAAGAGAGATTAGATTTGTGATTGAATTGGTGCCAGAAGCCGGGCCAGTGTCAATTGCGCCTTATAGGATGGCTCCGATAGAGCTGGCTGAATTAAAGACTCAGTTGGAGGAACTTCTGAAAAAGAGGTTCATTCAACCGAGTGTAtcaccgtggggagcgccagttttattggtgaagaagaaggatggaagaATGCAACTATGTGTGGACTACCGACAGTTGAATAAAGTGACGGTGAAGAACAA agtgtTTCGTCTCTTTTTGAATAAAttcgtggtggttttcatagacAACATCTTGGTTTACTCTAAGATGGCGAAGGAGCATGAGGAACGCTTGAGGATtttgttgcaaattttaaagGAGCGGAAATT GTTTGGGTTGCATGTTGATGCAAAACCGGAATGTGGTGGCTTACCATCGCGTCAACTGAAACCGCATGCG GCAAATGTAGTAACAGATGCATTGAGTCGAAAATCCTTAACAATagcttggatgagaatcaaggaagagGAGTTAGTGGAGAAGTTTGTGGATCTTAAGTtggatattggtgaagttgcTGGAAGAGCTTGCCTGAATCAGTTACAGATCTCAAGTAACTTTaaatccgaactcctaaaggctcatcaaaatgatgacgTGTTACCTAAGGTGTTTCCAGCTATCGAGCAagggaaacagtggagagtgttaTGGGATCAAGATGGGTTGTGGAGATTCAAGGGCAGGATTATTGTGCCGGATGTTAGGACGTTGCGGCAAGATATATTGAAAGAAGCGCACAAGAGCAAATTTTTTATTCACTCtgggagtactaagatgtaccacgaTTTGAAGGCTATGTTCTGGTAG